The Apium graveolens cultivar Ventura chromosome 3, ASM990537v1, whole genome shotgun sequence sequence tcatccccactaatccctttgattagcttttaattgtttgcctaatgaccgctgatctgttatacggttcgcttaactttcgttctcgtttctcgtttgagggatcatacccgggatcttattacttaggttcccttaacctttctcaatacattatattcctttttatgatcctctattataatcctttaatttaaatccttttatcctgttaccttatactcaattctttccgtatctattggatttccgggaaaaatcaaagtgttcggatttggattctgacgatctttacatacacttatatcccatataaagtactaataaaatctcagaatatccatatcagaacccctacatagtgtggcatgaaaagttttctcattcagcaaaaacactattcataagggtttcaaaatttcccaaaaattggggttattacacttgaggtcatcatagtcatcttgtgtacactgaactatgctttggtttagttcttagtctccagggactattattagggctcttctgggtataggaatttgtacacgaagatagtgtatgatcaataaaggatctaccccttccagtgaaggaagcgaatgttcaaggctgatccacttatgctagttcaggaatctctggccagagtgaatgaaattagaaaggagtttctaatttgcatagaactacgcatagtaaatggtaagcaagtgattgaattagataggcttgacacgagatccatgccttgtatttaatcgggacattgtagggtagaaggagtttattgtacggtaactattcactgacaggttcttggtattctaagcagtgaattcatattatccggatagtcgcgatatgttgagaagcatcactcacgatgtagaataaatgtgattaattaattaatcatatttaataaattagagaatttatataaataatgataaaatagttttattattatttatttctactaccggcttaatattgaacctacagggtcacaccataaaaatagaatgatttaatggtggaggaattaattaataatggctaataattatttatttatgaaataaataattaattggcaaatttaataattgattaaatgagatttaattgattataaattaattaagaaaagttcttaatattattaattaaggatttaatttttgaaaattaaatcaatagagagaattatttctaaagtgtttagaaaaagaattaatgattaaaaggtgttttaattattaatgagaataataaatgggataataataataataataatatttatgggaaaatttcagctgaaaattttgcctataaatacactattatagaccctattttattccaacccagatcaaacccgaaaacccaaaaagtttggaaaacccaattctctccacctccttcctcctccttaacatcgttttcttagtggataccggtggcgtgcttcacacttgaggagcaactgctaaggatctctgatcgttgtctccgaattattttaaaaggttagattcgatccctcgaatttttattcacgatttatatgcttttatttggattttgtatgtgtaaaagtgttttgacatgccccgctgcgttaaaaatccaacacgtattaatcgcagattgtattcacaaaAGCTAAGGTCATGATTCTATGTTGGTCGATTTGGAGAGCTAGGAATGATCTGTTGTGGAATGGGAAGAGGTGGTCAGCCATGAGAATTGTTGCAAAAGCGTGGGAGTATCTCTCACAATGGACTGAAGGTCAGGCTAGTAACTTCAGGGTGTCAATCCAACCATTAACAGAAGGGGATGGTGCTTTATACTGGGCAAAACCTATACATAATGCACTGAAGATAACCGTGGATGCAGCAATTTTTTCTGAGCTGGAAAACTCTGGCATTGGTATCATAGCTCGTGATCATCATGGTAGTTTACTGGAAGCTATGACAAGAAGGTTCAACGAAGTCATGAACCCTTCGATGGTGGAAGTAATTGCCATTAAGGAAGCGCTGAGTTGGGCAAAAGACAAACAATGGAACCAGATTACTATTGAATCTGATTGTCTGGGGGTGATACAACTGATCCGTAGATCCACTCCCATGAGGTCAGTGCTCGGTAAGGTGATCAAGGAATGCAGGAGGTTGATTAGTGATTGGAACAACGTTgagttttattttattaaacGATCTGCGAATATGGCGGCACACGAGCTAGCTCAAGTGTCTCATATGTACCCTGATCGTAGTTTTGATCGGAGTTCTGTTCCGGTTAAAGTTAAGACATGTATTTTGGATGATTTGAATGAGTAATGAAATTGCTTTActcaaaaaaaaatataaatatcaaAAGGAAACCCAGAATTTTCAACTTCGAACGTCAGATAACACAGAAAAAATAAAGCACAATAGACGATCAATTGAGTAATTTTACCCATAAGGCCATATTTGCGCAAGAAACTTGCTGAAGTTGCAGCATCCCAGTCATACCTGACACAATCAATACATataaaatgatatttttttaaaaatagtgATACAATAGCTCTCGGGGCTTCGGTTCAATAAAAAGTGTAACAGCAAGACCGATATAAGCAAACGGCATAAGCAAAAGTCTGAAACCAAATTTTATGACATCTACCAGTCGTACTCACTATTTAACTAACATTCCATGCGATCCTCTATCTTAATTAAAAGAATATCTGACAAAAGCATACCATCGAACCCAAATTATTCCTTGTAGGCAATAGGAGCTTCAGAAAGCTAAGCCTGAAAATTTAAGATAAAGAAAAACTGAGGTCATGAACCTATGGAGATGAAGTCCTGATCTTAGCGAATATGAGAAAGAAAAAAATAGCATCAGGATCATGAGCacaaaagaaaaagagaatttAGTATAGTACATGTCTGAAATGCCAAAGGGAATTGTTGTAAATTGGAGTATATGTGGCATCTCACCATTTGGTTAAGCTCCTTTTCCATATTAGTATTCAAGGGCGAGTGAAAAACAAAATttccccccccccccctctaaTGTGTGACCTGTAAAATGGTGATGATATAAGTAGGAAGTTATATGTATGTTATAAGACAGTTCTGGAGAGCTTGTCCACAAACCACTAACCTCCATAGCTTTTCTAACCTGAGCACTGCCACCCAATTCAAGCCTGCACTTTCGGATAAAGTACATACAACTTTTGCAGTTATGGTAAATATAACTTGCAAAATTAGGCATCTCAAATCAAGGCATTACAGAGACTAGAAAGGATAAACTACAGTTATCGCACATCTTAAATCAAATGACTCTAATTTAGGTTAAGCACAAGTCAATTATTcgaattttaatatattataaatactggagaattataatatttttttagttAAATGAACACCAAAGAAAAATTGAAAAGGAAGTACATAAAATGCACGCGTAAAGAACTGTACTCGAATATATAACATGCCCAAATAATAGAAGCTTAAAGCAACAAAGTCCTCCAACTTGTCATGGCTAGTACACAATCCATGACTCTGAGCTCTCAAATTCTACTAACAAACAACTACATCCATTTCATGTGCCCAACTTAAAATGTGTAGCAACTGTTTCTGTACCGAAAGAAATTACAGAGTGATGAGTACATTTCATATGATTTTTATGCTATTAAATGACATGTATAATTGTAGATTATTATGAACTAGTAAGGCCTCTCTCCCACATAATTACCAACAGGATCATAGTTACATGTCATAAACACATCTCCGCTGTCACAAACAACACGAGCACACCCAACTCTTCTTGTTGTTTTCCACACAAGCTGCGTATAATGCCCACATTGCTGTCCTTGAGCACAACTATTCGTCGCGTAATTGTAGTACTTCTCTTCTTCAGCCCAGGCACGGACAGCGTCTGATGGTTTCCAATCAGAGCCGCTGCCCCAGTAAATATTCTCTCCAAGTTTGAACTCGTATTCAGGGAATGAATGCCTTAACTCGCAGTCTGGTTGTCGTTGTCCAGCCCACCACTGTGCGTATTTCTCTAGTTGAGTGTCGTAAGTGAGTGGCCACTCCCATTTGGCTGCTCTCACTATGTTGTGAGCAAACAAGAACTGGAATGCTTCCCCCACGCAGTTCCAACAGAGCTGCTTGGAGATTTTGTAGACCGTATCGTTATTTGATTGCAAAGGGGTGATTTTTGGTGGAGAAACGGAGGATGAGTTAAAAGAATGGACAATGTTGTTTGGTGAAAATGCTTGTATGCAGAGAATGAGTAGAATAACCAAAGAAGGTTTCATATTTTGGGATGAGCAATGCCAGCCAGGGTGAAGGAAGAGACAGAGGCTAGTAGTCACGCAGCTGAGTCCTAAAATTAAGCAAAAGCAGCTTATTCGTCAATCGTCAGGCATATGGTGGTAGTATATATGATAACAAATCTTGTTAAGACATGATTGTAAGGAAACATCAAAATTTATCTACGATTTAAAGCAAGTCCAACAGTATCTTAATTGAAactttaaatataatataaaatattatatccTATTAATTTAGAACATATTTATCTTATTTGAATTTCAACAATGTGCCTTATtcttattatatatttaatattttattattaaaagttTACTTTCATCAATAAAGTACAATATATAGTAGAGAGAAGAGAGTGTactataatatataataaaatatgaaATAGGGCAAGGAGAGAAATGACTTAAAAATAAGCCTAGAGATTGTCCTAGTAATATAAGGCATCACTGGACATTGTTGGAACAAATTTTTTTGTCATATACCTTAAATTTCAATTTAGGAAAGGCATTTCTTGGACTTGctcttagagcatctccaatagcCTCTTAACTTGCCTCTTAATTTGAAATTTGAGGAGTGAGATGATTTTTTTGCTCCAAGAGGCTCTTAAGAGCTACTCCAAAAGGACTCTAAATCACCTCATAAGTCAAAATTTAGAGAGAATATATAGAAAATTAACTCCAACAAGCTTCTAAATTATCCTCAAATTTTTAGGAGCCACTATTTCTCCTCAATTTTAGGAGTCTCTCTCCTCTCCTTACTCCATTATTTACACAGTAGATTGAATTCAATCTACTGCCTTAATGATATTAAACTGCATTATTTACACAATAAATTGAATTTAATCTAAGGTCTCGGTGATATTAATTTGTCACAGTAGATTGAATTCAATCTACTTCCTCGGTGATATAAAAAAAGTTTCCTTAACAAAAAATACATAACCTTTTATATAGTTAAAATTCAATATTTTATACCTTACAAAAAGAGAGATTcaacattttatattattttagaaaaaaaatgtAAGTAAAGTATTTGAATTGGTTGAAAAACATGCAAGAGAAGCCATATATAATAGTAGTGTGTAATAATGTGCAATTATAGATAACATATGCACCCTATCTATGTGAAATATTTATGTTCAAAATAtagtttaaaaaataaataaagataaATTTGAGGAGGATTGTTGAAATGAGAAGACACATTTTTATCTTAAGTTACAGGGAGCccatttaataatattatttttgacgATAGGAGGAAGGAACTCTTGGTATTGCTCTAAATTCACTAAGAGTGCCTTTGTAAACTTGCATTTCATTTCAAATGAGGGATTTCAAATGACAAGATTTGAGTTGTGAtttatactaatatttgaatgttctgaatttcaaatgaaatccaaatCTAAATTCCCAAACAgtttatttgatcaaatccagaGTTTCAAATGAAATCCAGTTTCCCAAACGGGCCATTGGTCTCTTCTCCCTCCTCATTTTTAAGAGTTTCTTTCTCACtctaaaataatattatattatatattcaTGAAAATAATCTCTTTCTCTCTTCACAATCTTTTCTTCTCTATAAATTCAACTTCCatttaatattaaaaacttaatTAAGAGTTAATACAAAGAGAATTGTTGTAGAATAACACACATTAATTTACCAATGAGccaatattatatattatatttaga is a genomic window containing:
- the LOC141714920 gene encoding uncharacterized protein LOC141714920 translates to MRIVAKAWEYLSQWTEGQASNFRVSIQPLTEGDGALYWAKPIHNALKITVDAAIFSELENSGIGIIARDHHGSLLEAMTRRFNEVMNPSMVEVIAIKEALSWAKDKQWNQITIESDCLGVIQLIRRSTPMRSVLGKVIKECRRLISDWNNVEFYFIKRSANMAAHELAQVSHMYPDRSFDRSSVPVKVKTCILDDLNE
- the LOC141711015 gene encoding pathogenesis-related protein PR-1-like, coding for MKPSLVILLILCIQAFSPNNIVHSFNSSSVSPPKITPLQSNNDTVYKISKQLCWNCVGEAFQFLFAHNIVRAAKWEWPLTYDTQLEKYAQWWAGQRQPDCELRHSFPEYEFKLGENIYWGSGSDWKPSDAVRAWAEEEKYYNYATNSCAQGQQCGHYTQLVWKTTRRVGCARVVCDSGDVFMTCNYDPVGNYVGERPY